Proteins from a single region of Gammaproteobacteria bacterium:
- the lpxD gene encoding UDP-3-O-(3-hydroxymyristoyl)glucosamine N-acyltransferase, which produces MEFSLGDLAERFGGEIHGDSGCMVHAVATLEQAGPGEISFLANPHYRGLLAGTRAAAVILAPRYAGECPTHALVTDNPYAVYARVAQLLYPARRPAAGVHPTACVETSSVLKDGVSIGAHAVIGAQVRLGRDVRIGPGCIIEDGVEIGAGSTLVAQVTVRHGCRIGERALIHPGVVIGSDGFGFARDRDGWIKIPQLGCVIIGNDVEIGSNTTVDRGALGDTVIEDGVKLDNQIQVAHNVHIGEHTAIAGCTGIAGSARIGRRCAIGGGAGILGHLEIADDVQITARTLVTHSITESGSYSSGAPLEATAAWRKNHARMKQLDEMAKRLHELEKLVMAKIDDGE; this is translated from the coding sequence GTGGAATTCAGCCTGGGAGATCTGGCGGAGCGATTCGGCGGCGAGATACACGGGGACAGCGGCTGCATGGTGCACGCGGTCGCCACCCTGGAACAGGCCGGCCCCGGCGAGATCTCGTTCCTGGCGAATCCCCATTACCGCGGCCTGCTGGCCGGCACGCGCGCCGCGGCCGTCATCCTGGCGCCGCGCTACGCCGGCGAGTGCCCGACCCACGCACTCGTCACGGACAATCCCTATGCCGTCTACGCCCGCGTGGCGCAGCTGCTGTATCCGGCGCGGCGGCCGGCGGCGGGCGTGCATCCCACCGCCTGCGTGGAGACCTCGAGCGTACTCAAGGACGGGGTCAGCATCGGCGCCCACGCGGTCATCGGCGCGCAGGTGCGCCTGGGCCGCGATGTGCGCATCGGGCCCGGCTGCATCATCGAGGACGGCGTGGAGATCGGCGCCGGCAGCACGCTGGTGGCCCAGGTGACGGTGCGCCACGGCTGCCGCATCGGCGAGCGCGCCCTGATCCATCCGGGGGTGGTGATCGGCAGCGACGGCTTCGGTTTCGCGCGCGACCGCGACGGCTGGATCAAGATCCCGCAGCTCGGCTGCGTGATTATCGGCAACGATGTCGAGATCGGCTCCAACACCACCGTCGACCGCGGGGCGCTGGGGGATACCGTGATCGAGGACGGGGTGAAGCTGGATAATCAGATCCAGGTCGCCCACAATGTGCACATCGGCGAGCATACCGCGATCGCGGGCTGCACCGGCATCGCCGGCAGCGCGCGCATCGGCCGCCGCTGTGCGATCGGGGGCGGGGCCGGTATCCTCGGCCATCTTGAGATCGCCGATGACGTGCAGATCACCGCGCGGACGCTGGTGACGCACTCGATTACCGAAAGCGGGAGCTATTCCTCCGGCGCACCGCTGGAGGCGACGGCGGCCTGGCGCAAGAACCACGCGCGCATGAAACAGCTGGATGAGATGGCTAAACGCCTGCACGAACTCGAGAAGCTCGTCATGGCCAAGATTGACGATGGCGAGTAA
- the fabZ gene encoding 3-hydroxyacyl-ACP dehydratase FabZ has protein sequence MDIQDILKYLPHRYPFLMVDRVIDYAPGDYLVAIKNVSYNEHYFTGHFPVQPVMPGVLLLEAMAQATGILAFRTTDSQPTDGSLYLLVGIDKARFKRPVGPGDQVRIEVKFARNVRNIWFFSAEARVDGELAASADIMCASKEVTA, from the coding sequence ATGGATATCCAGGATATCCTCAAGTATCTGCCCCATCGCTATCCATTCCTGATGGTCGACCGCGTGATCGATTACGCCCCGGGTGACTACCTCGTGGCGATCAAGAACGTGTCCTACAACGAACACTATTTCACCGGCCATTTCCCGGTGCAGCCGGTCATGCCGGGCGTGTTGCTGCTGGAGGCGATGGCGCAGGCGACCGGTATCCTCGCCTTCCGCACCACGGATTCGCAGCCCACGGACGGTTCGCTCTATCTCCTGGTCGGCATCGACAAGGCGCGCTTCAAGCGCCCGGTCGGGCCCGGCGACCAGGTCAGGATCGAGGTGAAGTTCGCGCGCAACGTACGCAACATCTGGTTCTTCAGCGCGGAGGCGCGCGTTGACGGCGAGCTCGCCGCCAGCGCCGACATCATGTGCGCCTCCAAGGAAGTGACTGCGTGA
- the lpxA gene encoding acyl-ACP--UDP-N-acetylglucosamine O-acyltransferase has product MIDPRAIVDPAARIAAGVSIGPFSIIGPDVEIGAGCRIGPHVVITGPTRIGCDNQVFQFASIGEVPQDKKYRGEATTLEIGDRNVIREYVSLQRGTVQGGGVTRIGSDNLFMVYVHIAHDCIVGDNTIFANGTQIAGHVVIEDYVILGGCSLVHQFCVLGRHSFSSAASMIIKDVPPYVLVSGQMAKPYGLNVEGLRRRGFSPATVRMLRQAYKIVYRSKLLQEQAVAELKALGAECPEVAVMADFIERSQRGIVR; this is encoded by the coding sequence GTGATCGACCCGCGCGCCATCGTCGATCCCGCCGCCCGCATCGCTGCCGGCGTCAGCATCGGACCGTTTTCGATCATCGGTCCCGATGTGGAGATCGGCGCCGGCTGCCGGATCGGCCCGCACGTCGTGATCACGGGGCCGACCCGGATCGGCTGCGACAACCAGGTGTTCCAGTTCGCGTCGATCGGCGAGGTGCCCCAGGACAAGAAATACCGCGGCGAAGCGACAACGCTCGAGATCGGGGACCGCAACGTCATCCGGGAGTACGTCTCGTTGCAGCGCGGCACGGTGCAGGGCGGCGGCGTGACCCGGATCGGCAGCGACAACCTGTTCATGGTTTACGTCCACATCGCCCACGACTGCATCGTCGGCGACAACACCATCTTCGCCAACGGAACCCAGATCGCCGGGCACGTCGTCATCGAGGATTACGTGATCCTCGGCGGCTGTTCACTGGTGCACCAGTTCTGCGTGCTCGGCCGGCACTCCTTCTCCTCGGCCGCCAGCATGATCATCAAGGACGTGCCGCCCTACGTGCTGGTGTCGGGCCAGATGGCGAAGCCCTACGGGCTCAACGTCGAGGGTTTGAGGCGGCGCGGCTTCAGTCCGGCCACGGTGCGCATGCTGCGGCAGGCCTACAAGATCGTCTACCGGTCGAAGCTGCTGCAGGAGCAGGCAGTCGCCGAACTGAAGGCCTTGGGCGCCGAGTGCCCGGAGGTCGCCGTCATGGCGGACTTCATCGAGCGCTCGCAGCGCGGCATCGTGCGCTGA
- the lpxB gene encoding lipid-A-disaccharide synthase: MRIALVAGETSGDMLGAGLIRALRARIPDAVFEGVAGPRMIAAGCRAWHPMERLSVMGLVEVLGRYRELRALRTDLIRRLRADPPDVFVGIDAPDFNLGLETRLRAAGIPTVHYVSPTVWAWRARRLRKIARADDLVLTLFPFETAIYEQHGIAVRCVGHPLADAIPPGGGDRMAARAALGLPAAGRLIALLPGSREGEVRRLSELFVAAARWCRERRPELRFAVPLVTPELREIFTAALAAAPELPVTLFDGRAREVMAAADAVLLASGTATLEAMLLQRPMVVAYRLAPLTYWLARRLLYIDRFALPNLLAGEDLVPEFIQDAATPAAIGAALLESLDAAEQSGRLRERFAELHAMLRRDADAQAAEAVLDLVTRRRGAAA; encoded by the coding sequence CTGCGCATAGCCCTGGTCGCGGGCGAGACCTCCGGTGACATGCTCGGCGCAGGCCTGATCCGTGCGCTCCGGGCGCGGATTCCGGACGCGGTGTTCGAGGGCGTCGCGGGGCCCCGCATGATCGCGGCGGGCTGCCGCGCATGGCATCCGATGGAACGACTCTCCGTGATGGGCCTGGTCGAGGTGCTCGGGCGCTATCGCGAACTGCGTGCGCTGCGCACCGACCTGATCCGGCGCCTGCGCGCCGATCCGCCGGACGTCTTCGTCGGCATCGACGCCCCCGATTTCAACCTCGGCCTGGAGACGCGGCTGCGCGCGGCGGGCATCCCCACCGTGCATTACGTCAGTCCGACGGTCTGGGCGTGGCGGGCGCGGCGCCTGCGCAAGATCGCCCGCGCGGACGATCTCGTGCTGACGCTGTTTCCGTTCGAGACCGCAATCTATGAACAGCATGGCATCGCGGTACGCTGCGTCGGCCATCCCCTCGCCGATGCGATTCCGCCCGGCGGCGGCGACCGGATGGCCGCGCGCGCGGCGCTCGGGCTGCCGGCTGCCGGTCGCCTGATCGCGCTGTTGCCGGGCAGCCGGGAGGGCGAGGTCCGCCGCCTGTCGGAACTGTTCGTCGCGGCCGCGCGCTGGTGCCGCGAACGGCGCCCGGAACTGCGCTTTGCGGTGCCGCTGGTCACTCCGGAGCTGCGCGAAATTTTCACGGCGGCGCTGGCAGCCGCCCCGGAACTTCCGGTGACCCTGTTCGACGGGCGCGCGCGCGAGGTGATGGCGGCCGCCGACGCCGTGCTGCTCGCCAGCGGCACCGCCACCCTGGAGGCGATGCTGCTGCAGCGTCCCATGGTGGTTGCCTACCGGCTGGCGCCGCTGACCTACTGGCTGGCCCGCCGCCTGTTGTATATCGATCGCTTTGCCCTGCCCAACCTGCTCGCCGGCGAGGATCTGGTCCCGGAGTTCATCCAGGACGCAGCCACGCCCGCGGCGATTGGCGCGGCGCTGCTGGAGTCGCTCGACGCCGCGGAACAATCCGGCCGGCTGCGCGAGCGTTTCGCCGAACTGCATGCGATGTTGCGCCGCGACGCCGACGCGCAGGCGGCAGAGGCGGTGCTGGATCTGGTCACGCGGCGCCGGGGGGCGGCGGCGTGA
- the rnhB gene encoding ribonuclease HII has product MGVELLVAGVDEAGRGPLAGPVIAAAVILDPDRPIAGVNDSKLLSAPRRLRLEAAIQAQALAWALGRAEVEEIDRLNILQATLLAMQRAVAALDPAPRRVLVDGDRCPRLGCPAQAIVKGDQKVAAIAAASILAKVARDREMEALDALYPGYGLARHKGYPTRDHVEALQRLGVTPVHRRSFAPVRDLLGGA; this is encoded by the coding sequence ATCGGCGTGGAGCTGCTGGTCGCCGGCGTCGACGAGGCCGGGCGCGGCCCGCTCGCGGGTCCGGTCATCGCGGCGGCGGTGATCCTCGACCCCGACCGCCCCATCGCGGGGGTGAACGATTCCAAGCTGTTGTCCGCGCCGCGGCGCCTGCGCCTCGAGGCGGCCATCCAGGCGCAGGCGCTTGCCTGGGCGCTGGGGCGGGCCGAGGTCGAGGAGATCGACCGCCTCAACATCCTGCAGGCGACCCTGCTTGCCATGCAGCGCGCGGTGGCGGCGCTCGATCCCGCCCCGCGCCGGGTCCTGGTCGACGGCGACCGCTGCCCCCGCCTGGGCTGCCCCGCGCAGGCGATAGTCAAGGGCGATCAGAAGGTTGCCGCCATCGCCGCCGCCTCCATCCTGGCCAAGGTGGCGCGCGACCGCGAGATGGAGGCGCTCGATGCCCTCTATCCGGGCTACGGCCTGGCCCGCCACAAGGGCTATCCGACGCGCGACCACGTCGAGGCGCTGCAGCGCCTGGGCGTGACGCCGGTCCACCGGCGCAGCTTCGCGCCCGTACGCGACCTGCTCGGCGGCGCATGA